A single region of the Verrucomicrobiales bacterium genome encodes:
- a CDS encoding ATP-binding protein, giving the protein MSGQYRQIIESKILEAIEMRPRSMTRREATVPSIKNKAICVIGMRRAGKTTFLHQCRLDLIESGISARRLVYFNFEDERLAGLDASNLSLIPDCHARLFPEDAAQNTTLFLDEIQRVSGWEVFARRMMDSGQTQLFLSGSSAKLLSREIATSMRGRAWEIAIYPFSFGEFLIHHGIERPTRPGSVTSRQATTLDHHFLRYLNEGGFPEAQGLTKPERNELLQGYVDVVLLRDVIERHGITNATALRQLVLRLLASPAGMFSVQKFFADMKSRHIAVSRESAHEMLAHLEDAFLLQTLPVASDSVKRQQVNPRKCYPVDPALIHAFDRSGRPNTGHALESVVFVELMRRKCEVGYVKTASGYEVDFLARDRSQAAWLIQVCASVDDPATLDREVRALKEAIGEHPGAKPLILTLESRLPQPEVPKPIHLMPAWQWLLS; this is encoded by the coding sequence ATGAGCGGCCAATATCGGCAGATCATCGAAAGCAAAATCCTGGAAGCGATCGAGATGCGGCCCCGGTCAATGACCCGTCGCGAGGCTACCGTGCCGTCGATCAAGAACAAGGCGATATGTGTAATCGGTATGAGGCGTGCGGGGAAAACCACCTTCCTGCATCAGTGCCGGTTGGATCTCATCGAGTCTGGCATCTCTGCTCGTCGACTGGTCTATTTTAACTTCGAAGACGAGCGGTTGGCGGGACTTGACGCGTCGAACCTCTCATTAATACCGGACTGTCATGCTCGTTTGTTTCCGGAAGATGCAGCGCAGAATACAACACTGTTCTTGGATGAGATCCAGCGGGTGTCGGGCTGGGAAGTCTTTGCTCGTCGGATGATGGATAGCGGCCAGACCCAGCTATTTCTCTCCGGATCCTCGGCCAAGCTACTCAGTCGGGAGATCGCCACGTCAATGCGCGGGCGTGCCTGGGAGATCGCAATTTACCCCTTCAGCTTTGGGGAATTCTTGATCCACCACGGCATTGAGAGACCCACCCGGCCAGGATCGGTCACTTCTCGGCAGGCGACCACTTTGGATCATCATTTCCTGAGATATCTGAATGAGGGCGGCTTTCCGGAGGCTCAAGGGCTAACCAAGCCAGAACGCAACGAGCTCTTGCAGGGCTATGTCGACGTCGTGTTGTTGCGGGATGTCATCGAACGCCATGGGATCACCAATGCCACGGCCTTGCGGCAGCTGGTTTTACGGTTGCTGGCCAGCCCGGCCGGCATGTTCAGCGTGCAGAAATTCTTTGCGGACATGAAATCGCGGCACATCGCGGTTTCCCGGGAAAGCGCCCATGAAATGTTGGCGCACTTGGAGGATGCATTTCTGCTCCAGACCTTGCCAGTAGCCAGTGACTCCGTGAAACGTCAGCAGGTCAACCCGCGCAAGTGCTATCCGGTGGATCCGGCTCTAATTCACGCCTTTGATCGGAGCGGGCGACCCAATACGGGCCATGCGCTGGAGTCGGTTGTTTTCGTAGAGTTGATGCGTCGCAAATGTGAGGTGGGTTACGTGAAGACCGCCTCGGGATACGAGGTCGATTTTCTGGCCCGTGACCGCTCCCAAGCGGCGTGGCTGATTCAGGTCTGTGCCAGCGTCGACGATCCAGCGACCTTGGATCGAGAAGTGAGAGCGTTGAAGGAAGCGATAGGAGAACACCCAGGAGCCAAGCCACTGATACTCACCTTGGAGTCGCGGCTGCCCCAGCCGGAAGTCCCCAAACCGATCCACCTGATGCCGGCGTGGCAATGGCTGCTGAGTTGA